In Halobacillus litoralis, one DNA window encodes the following:
- a CDS encoding HGGxSTG domain-containing protein — protein sequence MDKSTDAVEKFQPKIVKAKNGNQQCTAKSKQTGEQCKNWAVSGNTKCRFHGGKSTGAKTNEGKEKVSMNALKHGLYAKRFMDEEEMEWYEKTMEYYTEKHDLDLEDQYMLDRALRNYIKSMRKEKYEYENGSVGDEKGVMIDHDQKFLKFMQELGLTRKFKMQQKSQEETKQDLAQLLSGLMGDN from the coding sequence ATGGACAAAAGTACAGATGCAGTAGAAAAATTTCAGCCTAAGATCGTGAAAGCCAAGAATGGAAACCAGCAGTGTACTGCCAAGTCAAAACAGACAGGTGAACAGTGTAAAAACTGGGCTGTCAGTGGCAATACAAAGTGTCGTTTTCATGGTGGTAAATCCACAGGGGCTAAGACGAATGAAGGCAAGGAGAAGGTTAGTATGAATGCTTTAAAACATGGTCTATATGCTAAGAGATTCATGGATGAAGAAGAAATGGAATGGTACGAGAAGACAATGGAATATTACACTGAAAAGCATGATCTTGACCTTGAAGATCAATACATGCTGGATCGTGCCTTGAGAAACTATATTAAGTCAATGCGAAAAGAGAAATACGAGTACGAAAATGGAAGTGTGGGTGATGAAAAGGGTGTCATGATCGACCATGACCAGAAATTCCTCAAATTCATGCAGGAGTTAGGTCTAACAAGGAAATTCAAGATGCAACAGAAGAGTCAGGAGGAAACCAAGCAAGACCTTGCACAATTACTTTCTGGTCTTATGGGTGACAACTAA
- a CDS encoding terminase large subunit domain-containing protein: MEFNKEQVEVLKDPVNFTETFGTVKGKDFKFYDPDDPKEDRRHLEDIYRDPHPRKIILSSRQVEKTETVVRNMLHKAFTVPHVTQVYASPRLDQTYRFSNDRLRAGLKQSKGNGVLMNSLDKDSTKHMTFHNHHQMYFGSTYGEADSLRGITADYLYFDEFQDMEEEGIATLLETLSHSEITTDVEINGEITTLRGKVLITGTPKNTGSLYEQYWELSDQRYWDTEKKEWIPQKDPSKCLFRGYHMSQEMMPWITDQEIEYKRQTYSEQKFINEVKGEFYSGLAKPLQWSDIEPNLKYATSLYRKLPITREAYMGIDWGGGQSAFTVVTILAPNPETDKLEMVYVEKFEEKHIPDQIRKINQLMEDFNVTGVVADLGFGQAQIQMLQEKWGNMVQSCYYTAGSKNPEDINESEDGMKLTVDRSNQLFKVFDLFKGEEIEIPYSNPDALKEIFQHYTCVEAEPVAPSSGRTGYTKVIKPNSKNDDALHSLNYAHIAYQIGSQKVDYTEGETREFTPENDLLGMMGLGGFGNSF, from the coding sequence TTGGAATTTAATAAAGAGCAAGTTGAAGTCCTTAAAGACCCAGTAAACTTTACTGAAACCTTTGGTACAGTTAAAGGTAAAGACTTCAAATTCTATGATCCTGACGATCCCAAAGAGGACAGAAGGCATCTTGAAGATATTTATCGTGACCCACACCCACGAAAAATCATTCTCTCTTCCAGACAGGTTGAGAAAACAGAAACAGTAGTAAGGAATATGCTTCACAAGGCTTTCACTGTTCCTCATGTTACTCAGGTTTATGCCAGCCCAAGGTTAGACCAAACCTACAGGTTCTCGAATGACAGGTTGAGAGCTGGACTGAAACAATCCAAGGGTAATGGAGTCCTCATGAACAGCTTGGACAAGGACAGTACCAAGCACATGACCTTCCATAACCACCACCAGATGTACTTTGGCTCTACCTATGGCGAGGCTGACAGCTTGAGGGGTATTACAGCAGACTACCTTTACTTTGACGAGTTTCAAGATATGGAAGAGGAAGGAATAGCGACTCTTTTAGAGACTCTATCCCACTCAGAGATCACTACTGATGTAGAGATTAATGGAGAGATTACGACACTTAGGGGAAAGGTTCTAATCACAGGGACACCTAAGAATACTGGCTCTCTATATGAGCAATACTGGGAACTTTCAGATCAAAGGTACTGGGACACTGAGAAGAAAGAATGGATTCCACAGAAAGATCCATCTAAGTGTCTTTTCAGAGGCTATCATATGTCACAAGAAATGATGCCTTGGATCACTGACCAAGAAATTGAGTACAAGAGACAGACTTATTCTGAGCAGAAGTTTATTAACGAGGTTAAGGGTGAATTTTACTCAGGACTAGCCAAGCCTCTGCAATGGTCAGACATTGAGCCAAACTTGAAATATGCTACCAGCCTTTATAGAAAACTTCCTATCACTAGGGAAGCCTATATGGGGATTGACTGGGGTGGTGGTCAGTCTGCATTTACTGTAGTGACTATACTTGCCCCAAACCCAGAGACAGATAAGCTAGAAATGGTTTATGTAGAGAAGTTTGAAGAGAAGCATATCCCTGACCAGATCAGGAAGATAAATCAGCTTATGGAAGACTTCAATGTGACTGGGGTTGTAGCTGACTTAGGTTTTGGACAGGCTCAAATTCAGATGCTACAAGAGAAGTGGGGAAACATGGTGCAATCCTGTTACTACACAGCAGGCTCTAAGAATCCAGAAGATATAAATGAGTCTGAGGATGGAATGAAGCTCACAGTTGATAGGTCAAACCAGCTTTTCAAAGTCTTTGATCTGTTCAAAGGTGAAGAGATAGAAATACCTTATTCCAACCCTGATGCGCTCAAAGAGATTTTTCAGCACTATACTTGTGTAGAAGCTGAGCCAGTAGCCCCTAGCTCTGGTCGAACAGGTTACACCAAAGTAATCAAGCCTAACTCTAAAAATGATGATGCCCTTCACAGCCTAAACTATGCTCACATTGCATATCAGATAGGCTCTCAGAAAGTGGACTACACTGAGGGTGAAACTAGAGAATTTACCCCAGAGAATGACTTGCTAGGCATGATGGGCTTAGGTGGATTTGGCAACAGCTTTTAA